A portion of the Cryptomeria japonica chromosome 5, Sugi_1.0, whole genome shotgun sequence genome contains these proteins:
- the LOC131036787 gene encoding uncharacterized protein LOC131036787: protein MPKKDEAWKYTEDFIGRQKNQTKCFFCKEINFGGINRFKYHIVGVPGYDIEVCKKQTAEAKHFRYVQLKTHEQEKLTKKRQLEELSAIGSHAPASASAGCVGEGSSMPPFCPSASASASASTSTPPSGTITFGPRVRKSRLDSYFVPRGTLRAQPLLESMGWNKEVHDAARKQICKFWYFCDIPFIAARSPYWQGMVDAITICGAGFKAPTDAKLSGPLLLEMVEDMKVELEAIDSLGAKRVAPS, encoded by the exons atgcCTAAAAAGGACGAGGCTTGGAAATATACTGAAGACTTTATTGgcagacaaaaaaatcaaacaaaatgttttttttgtaaagaaattaattttggtggCATCAATAGATTTAAATACCATATTGTCGGCGTACCTGGCTATGATATTGAGGTATGTAAAAAACAAACTGCTGAGGCAAAACATTTCCGTTATGTCCAATTAAAAACACATGAGCAAGAAAAGTTAACTAAGAAGAGGCAATTGGAAGAGTTAAGTGCTATTGGCTCCCATGCACCCGCATCCGCATCCGCAGGctgtgttggagagggttcttccatgcctcccttttgccctagtgcttctgctagtgctagtgcttctacttctactcctCCTAGTGGCACTATTACCTTTGGCCCTAGAGTTCGGAAATCTAGGTTGGATAGTTATTTTGTGCCGCGTGGTACTCTTAGGGCACAACCCttgcttgagagcatgggttggaacaaggaggttcatgatgctgcaagaaaacaaatttgcaagttttggtacttttgtgacattccatttattgcagccag gtctccttattggcaaggcatggTAGATGCCATAACCATTTGTGGTGCGGGGTTTAAAGCCCCTACTGATGCTAAGTTAAGTGGCCCCCTCTTGTTAGAAATGGTTGAGGATATGAAAGTTGAGCTAGAGGCCATCGACAGTCTTGGAGCcaaaagggttgcaccatcatga